In Rhodothermales bacterium, the DNA window GGTGGCGTCGGCGACGATGACTTTGCCGCCTTCGTTGTAGAGCCCGCCGCCGCCCTGGTCCGCCGCGGCGCCCGTCGCCGTGTTCGTGTCGAACGCGGTGCCGGTGACGAAGAGACCGCCCTGGTCGGCGTTCCAGAACCCGCCGCCTTCGACGGCCGTGTTGCCGCTGACGGTGCCGCCGGTTACGGTCGCCGTCCCGGTCCCGCCGATGTGGAGTCCGCCGCCGTTGCCGGGAGCCGTGCCCGCATCGTTGCCGTCGAAGTCGACGTCGTCGAGCGTGAGTTCGGCCGAGGCGACCTCGACCCCGCCGCCGGCGCGGTTCGACGTGTTGTCGGAGATCTCACCGCCGGATACGCTGAACGTGCCGCCGTTCGCGAGGATGCCGCCGCCGGAGCCGGCCGTGCCGGTCGCGGCGTTGCCGGTGATCGCGGCGTCGGTGACGGTGATGCTGCCGGCCTGGCTGTACAGGCCGCCGCCGCCCTGGTCGGCGTCGTTGCCAGTCGCCACGTTGTCGGCCACCTCGGTCCCATCGACGGAGAGCGAGCCGGACGCCCACAGCCCGCCGCCTTCGACGGCGGTGTTACTGGAGAACTCGCCGCCGCTGACGCTGACGGTGCCGCCCCCACTGTGGAGGCCGCCGCCGTTGCCGGGCGCGGTCCCCGCGTCGTTGCCGGAGACGGTCACGCCGGTCACGGTCACGTCGCCGCCAGCATCTTCGATCCCGCCGCCGGCGCGGTTCGACGTGTTGCCGGTGATCGAGCCGCCGGAGACGGTCAGCGTGCCGCCGTTGTTGAAGATGCCACCGCCGGAGCCGGCGGCGCCCGTCGCCACGTTGCCGCTGATGGTCGCGTCCGAGACCGTCAGCGTGCCGCCCTGGTTGAAGAGCGCCCCGCCGCCGTTGTCGGCTGCGTCGCCCGTCGCGATGTTGTCGGCGATGTCCGTTCCGCTCACGTCGAGCGAGCCGCTCGCCCACAGGCCGCCGCCTTCGACGGCCGTGTTGCCGGTGACCGTGCCGCCGCTGACCACGACCTCGCCGCCGCCGGAGTGGAATCCGCCGCCGTTGCCCGGAGCCGCCACGTCGATGGAGTTGCCGTTCAGCGTCACGTCCGTCAGCGTCACGTCAAGGTCATCGTCGTCGTCGCCGAAGTCCTCGATGCCGCCGCCGGCGCGGTTCGCCGTGTTGTTCGAGATCGTCGCGCCCGTGATGTCGAGCGTGCCGCCGAAGTTGAACACGCCGCCGCCGGAGCCGCTCGTGCCCGTCGCGCTGTTTCCGGTGATGAGGACGTTGCCGGTGATGACCGTCGAGCCCGCGCCCCAGACGCCGCCGCCGCCCATGCCGGCGTCGTTGCCCTGGGCTTCGTTGCCGCTGATGGTGGAGGTGCCTGCCGTCGACGTGGTGATGACGATGGCGGTGTTGCCGGCCCCGTGGATGCCGCCACCGTTGATCCCGGCGACGCTGTCGAGCACGTCGATGTCGGTGAACGTCGCGGCGCTGCCGGCCTTGAGGTCCACGGCACCGCCGGCGTCGGGAGCGGAGGAGCCGCCCTCGCCGGAATCGCCGTTCGCGAGCACGAGCGACGTGAAGGCGACATCGGTGTCCGCGCTGACGTCGAAGATGCGGCTGGTGCCCTCCGCATCGACCGTGATGCGGGTGACCGGCGAAGTGCCGCCGTCGATCGTCACGGCTTCGGTGAGGGTGAGCTCTCCCATCGCCAACGCGACCGTGCCGTCGAGCAAGAGGGCCGAGAACGTGATCGTGTCGCCCCCCGCTTCGCCGGCCGCGCAGCCGTCGACGGCGGCGTTCGTGTTCGCGGCCCGCACGGCCTCGCGGAGCGAGCAATCGCCGTCGGTGTTGTCCTCGTCGTCGAGGGTGTTGACGGTGATCGTCGCCGCGAGCGCCGCGGGAGTGAAGAGGAAGGCGAGGAGGAGGGCGAGGGATCTCAGGAGGCGCCTCGATGAGAAGCCGTGAGCGAGAAGAGCGGTAGCGGTAGCCATGATGGAGAGGAGTTGGACCCGTTCAGCCGGAGCCTCTGCGCTTCGGCCGACCTTTCGGAAGCGGGTGCGTTCGTAGAGAATTGCGGAGAGACGTGCCCTGCAAAAACAGCAGGATCGCCGTTGGAGAGGCTCTAAAATCAAGCTACTAGGACCGGGCTCCACCGCCCTACTCACTCGCTGTCCACCCTGTGCCCACTTCGCGTTCACCGGTCACACCCGCTCCTCTCGCGCAGGCCCTTGCGGAAACCGAACCGCTCGCCACTCCGTGGTAGCGGAGCCGCTCCCCTCCCGCCCCGCCCCGCTCCCATGCAAGATTCCCTCGCTGCCTCGGCCCCCGCTGCCCCGACCGACCTCAACGCCGAGGTTTCGAACGCTTGGCGCACGGTGGACAACATGATCGACGGGTTCTTCGCGCTCCTGCCTAAGCTCATCCTCGCGATCGTCGTCTTCCTCGCGTTCTGGCTCATCGCCAAAGGCGTGCGGAAGGCGATCCGCACGACGACAGAGGGGCGGAAGTCGTCCAATGTCGGGCAGGTGCTCGGGCGGCTCGCCTACTTCGGGCTCCTCGTGCTCGGCGTCCTCGTCGCCATCACCGTCGTCGCGCCAGGGATGGGGATCGGGGAGCTCGTGGGGCTCCTCGGGATCGGCGGCGTCGCGATCGGCTTCGCGTTCCAGGACATCTTCCAGAACCTCCTCGCGGGCGTGCTCATCCTCCTCCGCGAGCCGTTCCGCGAGGGCGACGAGATCACGTCCGGCGACTACACGGGCACCGTCGAGAAGATCGAGACGCGGGCCACGTTCATCCGCACCTACGACGGCAAGCGCGTCATCATCCCGAACTCCCAGATCTACACCGACCCCGTGACCGTCATCACGGCCTACGAGATGGTCCGCAGCCATTACGACATCGGGATCGGCTACGGCGACGACATCGCGGAGGCGAAGCGGATCGCGCTCGAGACGGTGACGGGAATCGAGGGCGTGCTGAAGGACCCCGCCCCCGACGTGCTGACGTGGGAGCTCGCCGGCTCGTCGGTGAACATCCGCGTGCGGTGGTGGACCGACCCGACGCGCTCGAACGTGGTCAAGCTGTGGGATCAGGTGCTCCAACGGACCGCCGGGGCGCTCGCCGGAGCCGGGATCGACCTCCCGTTCCCGACGCAGCAGATCCTCTTCCACGACCAGACCGAGGCCACCGACGGCGACCGGACGCGGCAGCGCGAGGGCTGGCCCGCCGGACCGAACCCGCCCGAGCCGGGCAACCTCCCTCGCGCCCTTGCACAGTCGAACGGGTAGCCGCCGCGCTCCTCATGACGCAGTCGGCCGAATGTACTGCGGCCCCGCCCGAATGCTCGGGCGGGGCCGCGACGTCATACCGTCTCAGCCGAGGCTAGCGCACGATGGTCACGCGCTGCGTCTGAGCGAAGGAGCTCGCCGTCATCCGCACGAGGTACGTCCCCGGCGCCAGCGGTGAGGCGTCGAGCGACACGGCGTAGCGCCCCGCCTCGACAGCCTCGTCGAGAACCACGGCCACCGCACGGCCGAGCACGTCGTAGACCACCACCCGCACGTTGGCCGCCTCCGGCACGTCCACCGTCAGCGTCCCCCGCTCCCGCATCGGGTTGGGGTACGCCGCCGAGACCCCGAACGCCGTCGGGAGCGCGTCAGTCTCGGCCGAGGTCGTCGCCCCGCGCTCGGTAGCGAGCATGGCCTCGGTGAGCTCGGCGTGGGTGAGGGCGACGGGGCCGTTCTGCCCGGAGCCGTCGCCGCGGCTCAGCGGAGCGCACTGCTCCACGGCGAAGGAACTGAGCCGGGCCCGGGCGTAGTCCGCGCATTGCGCCTGGAAGCTGTCGGGGTCGCGGTGGTAGAACCCGTAGACGACGTCGTGCCCGAGGTAGACAAGGGAGGCGACGATGTCA includes these proteins:
- a CDS encoding choice-of-anchor Q domain-containing protein; this encodes MATATALLAHGFSSRRLLRSLALLLAFLFTPAALAATITVNTLDDEDNTDGDCSLREAVRAANTNAAVDGCAAGEAGGDTITFSALLLDGTVALAMGELTLTEAVTIDGGTSPVTRITVDAEGTSRIFDVSADTDVAFTSLVLANGDSGEGGSSAPDAGGAVDLKAGSAATFTDIDVLDSVAGINGGGIHGAGNTAIVITTSTAGTSTISGNEAQGNDAGMGGGGVWGAGSTVITGNVLITGNSATGTSGSGGGVFNFGGTLDITGATISNNTANRAGGGIEDFGDDDDDLDVTLTDVTLNGNSIDVAAPGNGGGFHSGGGEVVVSGGTVTGNTAVEGGGLWASGSLDVSGTDIADNIATGDAADNGGGALFNQGGTLTVSDATISGNVATGAAGSGGGIFNNGGTLTVSGGSITGNTSNRAGGGIEDAGGDVTVTGVTVSGNDAGTAPGNGGGLHSGGGTVSVSGGEFSSNTAVEGGGLWASGSLSVDGTEVADNVATGNDADQGGGGLYSQAGSITVTDAAITGNAATGTAGSGGGILANGGTFSVSGGEISDNTSNRAGGGVEVASAELTLDDVDFDGNDAGTAPGNGGGLHIGGTGTATVTGGTVSGNTAVEGGGFWNADQGGLFVTGTAFDTNTATGAAADQGGGGLYNEGGKVIVADATFTGNAATGASGSGGGIFNNQTGTMDITGSVVTGNTANRAGGGIEDNAGNQLTLFRVTLSGNTVGTAPGNGGGLHIGGTGTAVVDSSMVMDNVAGGEGGGLWNSAAGTLIVRATTVAGNSAPVTGGIHNDGIGGAIIVERSTVSANTSTDGGGGLFSEGGTLDVINSTVSGNTGDIGGGVWTTGGTTTLNSVTVASNTATSAGGGAANGEEGSLAFLNTILADNAAPTGPDCVGTLNSGDFNLVEDASSCTIEGATDNTITGQDAQLGPLADNGGSTETHALLDGSPAIDAGFATLATDQRGFLREAGTADIGAFELNATPVASEDGPGGENGDPSDAAMPGGFVLEQAYPNPFRDAATLRFGVAEAQHVEVTLYNVMGQRVRVLYSGTSAGGQVQDVRIDAAGLASGLYFVRFAGESVQATQRISVTR
- a CDS encoding mechanosensitive ion channel family protein gives rise to the protein MQDSLAASAPAAPTDLNAEVSNAWRTVDNMIDGFFALLPKLILAIVVFLAFWLIAKGVRKAIRTTTEGRKSSNVGQVLGRLAYFGLLVLGVLVAITVVAPGMGIGELVGLLGIGGVAIGFAFQDIFQNLLAGVLILLREPFREGDEITSGDYTGTVEKIETRATFIRTYDGKRVIIPNSQIYTDPVTVITAYEMVRSHYDIGIGYGDDIAEAKRIALETVTGIEGVLKDPAPDVLTWELAGSSVNIRVRWWTDPTRSNVVKLWDQVLQRTAGALAGAGIDLPFPTQQILFHDQTEATDGDRTRQREGWPAGPNPPEPGNLPRALAQSNG